Proteins co-encoded in one Aethina tumida isolate Nest 87 chromosome 7, icAetTumi1.1, whole genome shotgun sequence genomic window:
- the LOC109594978 gene encoding uncharacterized protein LOC109594978 isoform X4, giving the protein MLISRPKTMKQLSIARLSTVTPKWSACFWSMPATRASATIAARLPWSSPPNTEVELLIRTDPYLIKLLKKTTPDTIFPHTPLHMASRNGHKSVVEVLLRAGFSVNMRTKQGTALHEAALCGKVEVVRTLLEHGVNTSIRDSNNFTVMDLLSQFNTAQASQEIISILKRYKSGLPIGDSDADSVIQPFPTFSNATDSDLGSPYENVRPSSKNARSVTTDPSPGTSPQRWDFRHARPPEQFDDRRVSAVSGMSIMNYTSSPKNGTNKEDSGYVEMTLSPRNSKPYKSLPIQKRNRSPTFLTRTSLQKDRLPLDGITFYFNDRKPSDTSSISSYHTTLDSLSLKEFDSSRESDNSLYQVPKAFMDNSVHSEDLNYLCASGRESDQISLSSTASSCGNPMRPGSGGGPIYIPMSNSRGGHSPGSNSKVSPTPPKKPPRRNISISPTHIQPMSMSVDGVSNNAYEYVYLASTGTRSQGNLTDIDGTDTRRERLAHGRSVDQYVEMNVFNIALDEDEHDRRGKELHRGKSEDLDCRKRQEPIAITSMYENVPIKQQNPRRKLRRHVDYEDYDFRRKETPTCSSAPETTFVSSAYIMVSDDNTSDRENRELKTNGRRAHEFPLSPTHYNQPPTPDHPPPSALQAESLIHEKMRPLSQEYKRRSRDMETETEEEYLLVCDESSSFSSSVSLSDRSTDNIIEEYHSEAPFAGLIKGSARVLENINSNTPAERPKTLKKLKRVYDNTNNGENERSSSSEKESDNKENKERVSALSPFDEQEEWAKIQEIMSSFGTGIVRESVFVAELEKEFQNRLMTISCSQNSLCSDSAATVEKWLQTLEMSDYVGPFMNNGFDDVKFLNGVIEDADLKDMGITSEMERQLILDAVKKLPLKINDQSSNYANNNDENCVKKWLKRINLEQYYETFDKHLYHDMERIKRIWDVELSAVLDIDKVGHRKRILASVSSGEHVVSGPKLEEIKPDIGLLKTNQPVADMPSPSSKSLNSNTGTIRHRHKKSRPAPPPPVKQPEKKNVAEMFVGGTNSIRSQWRHQPISLITGCAKYFANYMGSTTIIDFKGTESSKRSMQKVLKSKEHPSEEVCLSISYKGVKFVSPDTQQIICDHEIKHMNCACQDTDNQNIFAYITKDADTFYCHVFQASSPEQATDIILTLGQAFELAYQMALRDQVTSKTKTNRESHKPAVSPGSVSSHSRDFKDTRTTDFKLNGHPLKMKPLTLSIAAEPQIDVPVQKTASKASHNN; this is encoded by the exons ATGTTAATCTCACG ACCAAAGACGATGAAACAGCTCTCCATTGCGCGGCTCAGTACGGTCACACCGAAGTGGTCAGCTTGCTTCTGGAGCATGCCTGCGACCCGGGCATCCGCAACAATCGCGGCGAGACTGCCCTGGAGCTCGCCGCCCAATACGGAag TCGAACTGTTGATCAGAACCGACCCGTATCTCATCAAGTTGCTGAAGAAGACCACTCCGGACACGATCTTTCCCCACACGCCGTTGCATATGGCCAGCAGGAATGGACATAA GAGTGTCGTGGAGGTGTTGTTGCGTGCAGGTTTCAGCGTGAACATGAGGACGAAACAAGGGACGGCGTTGCACGAGGCCGCCCTGTGCGGCAAAGTGGAGGTCGTCCGCACCCTCTTGGAGCACGGAGTCAACACCTCGATACGCGACAGCAACAACTTCACAGTCATGGACCTGCTCAGCCAGTTCAACACGGCACAGGCCTCGCAGGAAATCATCAGCATCTTGAAGA GATACAAGTCGGGTTTGCCGATCGGTGACAGCGACGCGGACAGCGTGATCCAGCCGTTTCCCACGTTCTCGAACGCCACAGACTCGGACCTGGGCAGTCCGTACGAGAACGTGAGACCGTCGTCGAAGAACGCCAGGTCCGTGACGACGGATCCGTCGCCGGGTACTTCCCCGCAACGTTGGGACTTCAGGCACGCACGTCCGCCTGAGCAGTTCGACGACCGACGCGTGTCCGCCGTCTCCGGGATGTCGAT CATGAATTATACATCTTCCCCCAAAAACGGCACCAACAAAGAGGATAGCGGCTATGTCGAAATGACTTTATCACC GCGCAATTCCAAGCCGTACAAAAGTCTGCCGATCCAGAAACGCAACCGCTCGCCCACCTTTTTGACACGTACGTCGCTCCAGAAGGACCGCCTGCCTTTGGACGGCATCACCTTCTATTTCAACGATCGCAAACCTAGCGACACATCGTCGATCTCCTCCTATCACACGACGCTCGATTCGCTGTCGCTTAAAGAGTTTGATTCTTCCAGGGAGTCGGACAACAGTCTGTACCAGGTGCCGAAGGCATTCATGGACAACAGCGTCCACTCGGAGGACTTGAATTATTTGTGCGCGAGCGGCAGGGAATCCGACCAGATCAGTCTGTCGTCGACGGCGTCGAGCTGCGGGAATCCCATGAGACCCGGCAGCGGCGGCGGTCCCATTTACATACCGATGAGCAATTCAAGGGGCGGCCACAGCCCCGGGTCCAACAGCAAAGTCTCG CCTACGCCACCGAAGAAACCGCCTCGCAGGAACATATCAATCTCTCCGACTCACATACAGCCGATGTCCATGTCCGTGGACGGCGTCAGCAACAACGCCTACGAATACGTTTACCTCGCCTCGACCGGCACCAGAAGCCAGGGCAACCTGACGGACATCGACGGCACTGACACGCGCCGCGAGCGCCTCGCCCACGGCCGAAGCGTGGACCAATACGTCGAGATGAACGTCTTCAACATAGCCCTGGACGAGGACGAGCACGACCGCAGGGGCAAAGAGCTGCACCGCGGCAAAAGCGAAGACTTGGACTGTCGCAAGCGGCAGGAACCGATCGCCATCACCTCCATGTACGAGAACGTACCCATCAAACAGCAAAATCCCCGGAGGAAGTTGCGCAGGCACGTTGACTACGAGGACTACGACTTCAGGAGAAAGGAGACGCCGACGTGCTCATCGGCGCCGGAGACGACGTTCGTGAGCAGCGCCTACATTATGGTGTCGGATGACAACACTTCGGACAGGGAGAACAGAGAATTGAAGACTAACGGCAGGAGGGCGCACGAATTTCCGCTCAGTCCGACGCATTACAATCAGCCGCCCACGCCCGATCATCCGCCGCCCTCGGCTCTGCAGGCGGAGTCGTTGATCCACGAGAAAATGCGCCCGCTCAGTCAG GAGTACAAAAGACGGTCCAGAGATATGGAGACTGAAACTGAAGAAGAGTATCTTCTGGTTTGCGACGAGTCCAGTAGTTTTTCTAGCAGCGTTTCCCTTTCTGATAGAAGTACAGATAATATTATAGAGGAGTATCATTCCGAGGCACCATTTGCAG GTTTAATAAAAGGCTCAGCCCGTGTATTAGAAAACATCAACTCGAACACACCGGCGGAACGTCCGAAGACGCTGAAAAAGCTGAAACGCGTTTACGACAACACGAACAACGGAGAGAACGAGCGTTCGTCCAGCTCCGAAAAAGAATCCGACAACAAGGAGAACAAAGAACGGGTATCGGCCCTGTCGCCGTTCGACGAACAGGAGGAATGGGCCAAAATCCAGGAAATAATGTCCTCCTTCGGCACCGGAATCGTGAGAGAGTCGGTGTTCGTGGCCGAGTTGGAGAAGGAATTTCAGAACAGGTTGATGACAATCAGTTGTTCGCAGAACAGTTTGTGCTCGGATAGTGCCGCAACGGTCGAGAAATGGCTGCAGACTTTGGAGATGTCTGATTATGTTGGGCCGTTCATGAATAACGGCTTTGACGACGTTAAATTTCTG AACGGGGTGATCGAAGATGCGGACCTCAAGGATATGGGAATCACCAGCGAGATGGAGCGCCAATTAATATTAGATGCTGTAAAAAAACTACCGCTTAAAATCAACGACCAATCTAGTAACTACGCTAACAATAACGATGAGAACTGCGTGAAAAAATGGTTGAAGAGGATCAATCTGGAACAGTACTACGAGACTTTTGACAAACACCTGTACCACGATATGGAACGAATAAAACGAATATGGGATGTGGAATTAAGTGCCGTTCTAGACATCGACAAAGTGGGACATCGCAAGAGGATTTTAGCAAGTGTCAGCAGTGGAGAACATGTCGTCTCAGGACCAAAATTGGAAGAGATCAAGCCTGATATAGGGTTATTG aaGACGAATCAGCCAGTGGCGGATATGCCATCACCGTCTTCAAAATCCCTGAACAGTAACACTGGTACCATTAGGCACAGACATAAAAAATCCAGACCTGCACCACCTCCTCCTGTGAAACAACCGGAAAAGAAGAACGTGGCTGAAATGTTTGTTGGTGGTACGAATTCCATAAGGTCCCAGTGGAGGCACCAGCCCATATCCCTCATCACTGGGTGTGCTAAATATTTTGCCAAC TATATGGGGTCTACGACAATTATAGACTTCAAAGGAACTGAATCCAGCAAGAGATCCATGCAAAAAGTGCTGAAGAGCAAAGAACATCCCAGTGAGGAAGTGTGTCTTTCCATTTCGTACAAAGGAGTCAAGTTTGTTAGTCCAGATACACAA CAAATCATATGCGACCACGAGATAAAACACATGAATTGCGCGTGCCAAGATACggataatcaaaatattttcgctTACATCACCAAAGATGCCGACACATTCTACTGTCACGTGTTCCAAGCCTCCTCCCCG GAACAGGCGACCGACATCATCCTCACCCTGGGCCAGGCGTTCGAACTGGCCTATCAAATGGCGCTCCGCGACCAAGTGACCAGCAAGACCAAAACGAACCGCGAGAGTCACAAGCCGGCCGTCAGTCCCGGTTCCGTGTCCTCCCACAGTCGGGACTTCAAGGACACGAGGACGACGGACTTCAAACTGAACGGGCATCCGCTGAAAATGAAGCCGCTTACGTTGTCGATCGCGGCCGAGCCGCAAATCGACGTGCCCGTTCAGAAGACGGCTTCCAAGGCCAGTCACAACAATTAG
- the LOC109594978 gene encoding ankyrin repeat and sterile alpha motif domain-containing protein 1B-like isoform X2 yields the protein MGKDQELLEAARKGNVAVVEKILQRARRSGPLASLRRGPGANVQDSSGYSSLHHAALNGHPDIVRLLLDHDASTNIVDSKGSSPLHLAAWSGNVEIVRLLLSGPSICNVNLTTKDDETALHCAAQYGHTEVVSLLLEHACDPGIRNNRGETALELAAQYGRLDTVELLIRTDPYLIKLLKKTTPDTIFPHTPLHMASRNGHKSVVEVLLRAGFSVNMRTKQGTALHEAALCGKVEVVRTLLEHGVNTSIRDSNNFTVMDLLSQFNTAQASQEIISILKRYKSGLPIGDSDADSVIQPFPTFSNATDSDLGSPYENVRPSSKNARSVTTDPSPGTSPQRWDFRHARPPEQFDDRRVSAVSGMSIMNYTSSPKNGTNKEDSGYVEMTLSPESDNSLYQVPKAFMDNSVHSEDLNYLCASGRESDQISLSSTASSCGNPMRPGSGGGPIYIPMSNSRGGHSPGSNSKVSPTPPKKPPRRNISISPTHIQPMSMSVDGVSNNAYEYVYLASTGTRSQGNLTDIDGTDTRRERLAHGRSVDQYVEMNVFNIALDEDEHDRRGKELHRGKSEDLDCRKRQEPIAITSMYENVPIKQQNPRRKLRRHVDYEDYDFRRKETPTCSSAPETTFVSSAYIMVSDDNTSDRENRELKTNGRRAHEFPLSPTHYNQPPTPDHPPPSALQAESLIHEKMRPLSQEYKRRSRDMETETEEEYLLVCDESSSFSSSVSLSDRSTDNIIEEYHSEAPFAGLIKGSARVLENINSNTPAERPKTLKKLKRVYDNTNNGENERSSSSEKESDNKENKERVSALSPFDEQEEWAKIQEIMSSFGTGIVRESVFVAELEKEFQNRLMTISCSQNSLCSDSAATVEKWLQTLEMSDYVGPFMNNGFDDVKFLNGVIEDADLKDMGITSEMERQLILDAVKKLPLKINDQSSNYANNNDENCVKKWLKRINLEQYYETFDKHLYHDMERIKRIWDVELSAVLDIDKVGHRKRILASVSSGEHVVSGPKLEEIKPDIGLLKTNQPVADMPSPSSKSLNSNTGTIRHRHKKSRPAPPPPVKQPEKKNVAEMFVGGTNSIRSQWRHQPISLITGCAKYFANYMGSTTIIDFKGTESSKRSMQKVLKSKEHPSEEVCLSISYKGVKFVSPDTQQIICDHEIKHMNCACQDTDNQNIFAYITKDADTFYCHVFQASSPEQATDIILTLGQAFELAYQMALRDQVTSKTKTNRESHKPAVSPGSVSSHSRDFKDTRTTDFKLNGHPLKMKPLTLSIAAEPQIDVPVQKTASKASHNN from the exons ATGGGGAAGGATCAGGAGCTGCTGGAGGCCGCACGTAAAGGCAACGTCGCGGTTGTGGAGAAAATCCTACAGCGGGCCCGAAGGAGTGGCCCTCTTGCAAG tttaCGCAGAGGTCCTGGGGCAAATGTACAGGATAGCAGTGGCTATTCGTCACTGCATCATGCCGCCTTAAATGGCCATCC CGACATCGTCAGACTATTACTGGACCACGACGCCTCCACCAACATTGTCGACAGCAAGGGTTCGTCACCCCTACACCTGGCAGCTTGGTCTGGCAATGTCGAAATCGTAAGACTGCTACTGTCTGGGCCATCGATATGCAATGTTAATCTCACG ACCAAAGACGATGAAACAGCTCTCCATTGCGCGGCTCAGTACGGTCACACCGAAGTGGTCAGCTTGCTTCTGGAGCATGCCTGCGACCCGGGCATCCGCAACAATCGCGGCGAGACTGCCCTGGAGCTCGCCGCCCAATACGGAag GTTGGACACAGTCGAACTGTTGATCAGAACCGACCCGTATCTCATCAAGTTGCTGAAGAAGACCACTCCGGACACGATCTTTCCCCACACGCCGTTGCATATGGCCAGCAGGAATGGACATAA GAGTGTCGTGGAGGTGTTGTTGCGTGCAGGTTTCAGCGTGAACATGAGGACGAAACAAGGGACGGCGTTGCACGAGGCCGCCCTGTGCGGCAAAGTGGAGGTCGTCCGCACCCTCTTGGAGCACGGAGTCAACACCTCGATACGCGACAGCAACAACTTCACAGTCATGGACCTGCTCAGCCAGTTCAACACGGCACAGGCCTCGCAGGAAATCATCAGCATCTTGAAGA GATACAAGTCGGGTTTGCCGATCGGTGACAGCGACGCGGACAGCGTGATCCAGCCGTTTCCCACGTTCTCGAACGCCACAGACTCGGACCTGGGCAGTCCGTACGAGAACGTGAGACCGTCGTCGAAGAACGCCAGGTCCGTGACGACGGATCCGTCGCCGGGTACTTCCCCGCAACGTTGGGACTTCAGGCACGCACGTCCGCCTGAGCAGTTCGACGACCGACGCGTGTCCGCCGTCTCCGGGATGTCGAT CATGAATTATACATCTTCCCCCAAAAACGGCACCAACAAAGAGGATAGCGGCTATGTCGAAATGACTTTATCACC GGAGTCGGACAACAGTCTGTACCAGGTGCCGAAGGCATTCATGGACAACAGCGTCCACTCGGAGGACTTGAATTATTTGTGCGCGAGCGGCAGGGAATCCGACCAGATCAGTCTGTCGTCGACGGCGTCGAGCTGCGGGAATCCCATGAGACCCGGCAGCGGCGGCGGTCCCATTTACATACCGATGAGCAATTCAAGGGGCGGCCACAGCCCCGGGTCCAACAGCAAAGTCTCG CCTACGCCACCGAAGAAACCGCCTCGCAGGAACATATCAATCTCTCCGACTCACATACAGCCGATGTCCATGTCCGTGGACGGCGTCAGCAACAACGCCTACGAATACGTTTACCTCGCCTCGACCGGCACCAGAAGCCAGGGCAACCTGACGGACATCGACGGCACTGACACGCGCCGCGAGCGCCTCGCCCACGGCCGAAGCGTGGACCAATACGTCGAGATGAACGTCTTCAACATAGCCCTGGACGAGGACGAGCACGACCGCAGGGGCAAAGAGCTGCACCGCGGCAAAAGCGAAGACTTGGACTGTCGCAAGCGGCAGGAACCGATCGCCATCACCTCCATGTACGAGAACGTACCCATCAAACAGCAAAATCCCCGGAGGAAGTTGCGCAGGCACGTTGACTACGAGGACTACGACTTCAGGAGAAAGGAGACGCCGACGTGCTCATCGGCGCCGGAGACGACGTTCGTGAGCAGCGCCTACATTATGGTGTCGGATGACAACACTTCGGACAGGGAGAACAGAGAATTGAAGACTAACGGCAGGAGGGCGCACGAATTTCCGCTCAGTCCGACGCATTACAATCAGCCGCCCACGCCCGATCATCCGCCGCCCTCGGCTCTGCAGGCGGAGTCGTTGATCCACGAGAAAATGCGCCCGCTCAGTCAG GAGTACAAAAGACGGTCCAGAGATATGGAGACTGAAACTGAAGAAGAGTATCTTCTGGTTTGCGACGAGTCCAGTAGTTTTTCTAGCAGCGTTTCCCTTTCTGATAGAAGTACAGATAATATTATAGAGGAGTATCATTCCGAGGCACCATTTGCAG GTTTAATAAAAGGCTCAGCCCGTGTATTAGAAAACATCAACTCGAACACACCGGCGGAACGTCCGAAGACGCTGAAAAAGCTGAAACGCGTTTACGACAACACGAACAACGGAGAGAACGAGCGTTCGTCCAGCTCCGAAAAAGAATCCGACAACAAGGAGAACAAAGAACGGGTATCGGCCCTGTCGCCGTTCGACGAACAGGAGGAATGGGCCAAAATCCAGGAAATAATGTCCTCCTTCGGCACCGGAATCGTGAGAGAGTCGGTGTTCGTGGCCGAGTTGGAGAAGGAATTTCAGAACAGGTTGATGACAATCAGTTGTTCGCAGAACAGTTTGTGCTCGGATAGTGCCGCAACGGTCGAGAAATGGCTGCAGACTTTGGAGATGTCTGATTATGTTGGGCCGTTCATGAATAACGGCTTTGACGACGTTAAATTTCTG AACGGGGTGATCGAAGATGCGGACCTCAAGGATATGGGAATCACCAGCGAGATGGAGCGCCAATTAATATTAGATGCTGTAAAAAAACTACCGCTTAAAATCAACGACCAATCTAGTAACTACGCTAACAATAACGATGAGAACTGCGTGAAAAAATGGTTGAAGAGGATCAATCTGGAACAGTACTACGAGACTTTTGACAAACACCTGTACCACGATATGGAACGAATAAAACGAATATGGGATGTGGAATTAAGTGCCGTTCTAGACATCGACAAAGTGGGACATCGCAAGAGGATTTTAGCAAGTGTCAGCAGTGGAGAACATGTCGTCTCAGGACCAAAATTGGAAGAGATCAAGCCTGATATAGGGTTATTG aaGACGAATCAGCCAGTGGCGGATATGCCATCACCGTCTTCAAAATCCCTGAACAGTAACACTGGTACCATTAGGCACAGACATAAAAAATCCAGACCTGCACCACCTCCTCCTGTGAAACAACCGGAAAAGAAGAACGTGGCTGAAATGTTTGTTGGTGGTACGAATTCCATAAGGTCCCAGTGGAGGCACCAGCCCATATCCCTCATCACTGGGTGTGCTAAATATTTTGCCAAC TATATGGGGTCTACGACAATTATAGACTTCAAAGGAACTGAATCCAGCAAGAGATCCATGCAAAAAGTGCTGAAGAGCAAAGAACATCCCAGTGAGGAAGTGTGTCTTTCCATTTCGTACAAAGGAGTCAAGTTTGTTAGTCCAGATACACAA CAAATCATATGCGACCACGAGATAAAACACATGAATTGCGCGTGCCAAGATACggataatcaaaatattttcgctTACATCACCAAAGATGCCGACACATTCTACTGTCACGTGTTCCAAGCCTCCTCCCCG GAACAGGCGACCGACATCATCCTCACCCTGGGCCAGGCGTTCGAACTGGCCTATCAAATGGCGCTCCGCGACCAAGTGACCAGCAAGACCAAAACGAACCGCGAGAGTCACAAGCCGGCCGTCAGTCCCGGTTCCGTGTCCTCCCACAGTCGGGACTTCAAGGACACGAGGACGACGGACTTCAAACTGAACGGGCATCCGCTGAAAATGAAGCCGCTTACGTTGTCGATCGCGGCCGAGCCGCAAATCGACGTGCCCGTTCAGAAGACGGCTTCCAAGGCCAGTCACAACAATTAG